The window CCATCTGCGCAAGCTCCAAGACGAATTCGAAACGATCGGCGACGTCCGCGGGAAGGGCTTGATCCACGGGATCGAGTTCGTGAAGGACCGCGGGACGAAAGAACCGTGGTTTGTGGTGGGCGACAAACTTCGCCGGGCGTGCCTGACGAACGGCCTGTATTTTACGCTGAGGCGGAACGGCTCAGTCTTACGTTTCGTTCCACCATTCTCAACGACTAATGCCCAGCTCGACCAAGCTGCCGAAATCTTGCGGGACGCAATCAAGGCGCTCTAGAAACCCCGGCGCCGAAGCAGGCTTTGCGGGCGCGAAGTTTTCGGCCGACCCATGTGCCGGCCTAGGAGGTGTTTGTGGAGGGACCCAAGTCCAAGTCACGTCGGGAATTCGTCAAGGCGGCTGCCATCACTGGCGGAGTCGTTCTAGGCGCTCCCCTCTTTATTCCCAAACGTTCGGAAGCGGCGGAGACGCTGACCATCGGCGTCAACGAAGAGCTGACGGGCGTGTACGCGTACCCCGCGAAGAACGAAGTTCGCGGGATGCAGATGGCCGTCGACGATTGGAACAAAAAAGGCGGCGTTATCGGCCGACAGCTCAAACTGTTAGTCGAAGACAATGCGAATAATCCCGGAACTGCAGTCGAAAAGGCGCGTAAGCTTTTTGAGGTCGACAAAGTTCCGGTGCTGATCGGAACGTTAAACAGCGCGAATTCGCAGGCCGTCAGCAACGTGGCCTTCCAGGCCGGTAGGCCGTTCCTCGTCTCCGGCGGTCATACTGACAGTGTGACGGGAGCACAATGCCACTGGACGACGTTCCGCACGTGCCACAGCACCTGGGCTGAAACGCACGCCACCGGTCTTTCGATCTCGAAGAAGTTCGGCAAGAAGTGGTACTACATCACGCCGGACTACGCGTTCGGGCACTCTCTGCTCGACGGCTACAAGGACATGGAAGCAAAGCTCGGCGTCCAGGTCGTAGGCAGTGATCTCACGCCCCTTGGTACGACCGATTTCAGTGCGTACTTAACGAAGGTTCTTGCTGCGAAGCCGGACTGTCTGATCATCATGGTGCAAGGCGACGATCAGATCAATTGTCTCAAACAGGCGAATTCGTTCGGAATTCTCAAGCGTATCCCGGTTGCCGGACCTCAGGGCGAGCTCGAGCCGCTGTGGGGCGTGCCGAAGGAAGCGCAAGTCGGCTATTGGGGCGTCGAGTGGTACTACAAGAACGTCGGAAATAATAAGGAAGCACAATCGTTCGTGTCGCGCTACATGGCGCAGTTTCAAGAACCACCAACTGCGCGTAGCGCATTCGGGTACATCACCGTGGAGCGCATGGCGACCGCGATTCAGGAAGCCAAGGGTACGGATCCGGTAAAAGTGTGCAAACAGCTTTCCGGAATGACGTTCCATCCGCTCCAACAGGGAACGGGAACGTATCGAGCCGTCGATCATCAGCTCACGTGGCCGATGCTGTTCTGCGAGACTATCGCCGGCGGTCAATCCGATAATCCGAAAGACATCTTCAAGATGGTCGACGTTCAGCCGGGAGAGGCGATCGAACATCCGGTCTCAGAGCAGGAAAAGATCTGCAAGCTCACCTGGCCGGCATAAGACTCAGGTAAATCCACCCCTTACCGTCATCCCGAGCACCCCACCAAGAGGCGCTCGGGATGACGCATTCATATTAAAGGGACGTAATGGAACGACTCATCCCCGAAATCGTTAACGGTATCGTCCTCGGCGCCTTTTACGCGATCATCGCCATCGGCTTATCGCTGATCATGAACCTTACCGGTACGGTCAATCTTGCGCATGGCTCGTTCCTGACACTCGCCGGTTATTTGGCATTCGTGCTCCTCCAGCGGGGAACGAACTTTTGGCTGGCGCTCGGAATTTCGGCGCTCTTAACCGTCGTCGTGGGCTTAATCGTTGAACGAACGTTGATCGCCCCGCTTTACAAGCGCATTCCGCTCTACAGTCTGCTGCTCACGTTCGGGCTCGCGTTGATCGCCGAAGAAGTCTTCCGGCTGATTTGGGGACCGCAGTCAGTTCCGTTTTCGACACCGGCGTCGCTTCAAGGTGCGACGATCATCGGCGACACTGTTCTGCCGACGTATCGTTTGGCTATTATGGCCGTCCTTGCGGTCGTTATGCTGCTGTTGCTGTTTTTCATGTATCGCACCCGGCAAGGTTTGCGGCTACGCGGCGCCGTGCTCAACCGGGAGATGATGGCGGCGCTCGGCATCAATACGCAAACGCTCTACATGATGAATTTCGGTTTAGGAATCTTCTTGGCGGCGGTCGCCGGAGTGCTCGCCTCCGGTTTGATCGGTCTCTCGCCCACGATGGGGAACGGTTTGCTGATGCCGGCGTTCATCACCGTCGTGATCGGCGGGATGGGCAGCCTTGCGGGGTGCTTAGTCGGAGGACTGCTGCTCGGCGTCGGCCAGAGTGTCACGACGCTCTATGCACCGGCTGCTTCCGAGATCGTCACGTACGTTCTCATGGCGGTGGTCCTGTTGATTCGACCGCGAGGGCTCTTCGGTGAGGAGGGTCTGTTCGGATGAAGCGGACGCTCGATACTGTCGGCATGTCGATCCTTGCGATCGTGCTCTTGGGAATGCCGTTGTGGATGAATGTCATCAAGCTCAACGTTTCGCTTGGGACGTCGTTGCTGCTGTTCGGACTTGCAGCAGCGAGCGTCAACATTCTGGTCGGCTACACGGGGTTCATGGCGTTCGGCAATGCTGCGTTCTTTGGTGTCGGTGCTTACGGCTCGGCGCTCTTCAGTCACTACATCCTGCCCGACAATATGATACTCGCGACGATCGTCGGAGCCTTAACAGGAACGCTTTCCGCGTTCGTTCTGGCGCCGTTTCTGATCCGCCGGCGCGGCATCTATTTTGCGTTGCTGACCGTCGCCTTCGGGCAAGTATATTATTTTATCGCGTATCGCTGGAGCAATGTGACGGGCGGCGAAGACGGGTTCTCGATTTCGCGCCCGCATCTGTTTGGACCGCAAACGAATCCGATGAACGGTCCGGAATACTATTATTACGTGCTGGTCGTCTTTGTTGCGGTAATGGTATTCCTGTGGTTCCTGGTTCGTTCTCCGTTCGGGTTATCGCTTCGCGCGATCAGTCAGAATGAAGTCCGCGTGCGGTACCTCGCGATCAACAGCGATCGTCTGATCTTCAAGGCCCTGGTCATCTCGGGGATGGTGGCCGGCATCGCAGGCTCGTTGTATTCGATGTCGATCAACTTTGCGTACCCACTGCTGATGGACTGGCATCAATCCGGTGACTTCGTCATGATGACGATTCTCGGCGGTGCCGGTACGCTTTGGGGCCCGTTCATTGGCGCCATCATCTACACGCTCGCTGCAAACGTCTTGAGCAGCAAGACGGAGACGTGGCAGATCATGATCGGCGCGCTATTCGTCATATGCGTATTGTTCTTCCCGAAAGGTATTCTCGGGTTTCTCTCGCGTCCGACCACGACGAGCGAAGATGTCGATACGGCGCCGAGTCGTCCTCGAACCGAACAAGCGCTCGCGCAGAGTGAGCAAGGATGACCGCAACTGCCGGCGGCGCGACGATGCTGCACGCGGAGAAAGTCTCGCTCTCGTTTGGCGGCGTACATGCCGTCGTCGAGGTCGATATCGACGTCCACGAACGCGAGATCTACGCGATCATAGGACCAAACGGAGCCGGAAAGACAAGCTTTTTCAACGCGCTGACGGGATTTTTTTTCCCCGAAGCGGGCCGCGTCAGCTTTCTCGGTGAGGATATCACGCGCAAGCCGAACTACGAGCGTATTGCACGTGGGATGAGCCGGACGTTTCAAACGCCGAGCATTTTCCCTGAGCTAACGGTGTACGAGAACGTAGCGCTCGGCGTCCACAGCAGGATGGGTATCGCGGGCAGCTTGCGCGGACTCGGTGCGCGCAAGAAAGAGACCGACGTACGCGTCGATGAACTGTTGGGCTTTGTCAATCTTCAGCGCTGGAAGGAGACGCAGGTCGCGTCGCTTTCGCACGGCAGTCAACGTCTGGTCGAGATTGCGGCGTGTCTTTCCGTTGACCCGAAGCTCGTACTCCTCGACGAACCGACGGCAGGTTTGGCGGAAGCGGATACGGCACGCGTAATGGAAGTCGTGCGCGATCTGCGCGATCGTCTCGGCCTCACCGTCGTCTTTGTCGAGCACAATATGCGCTTTGTTTCGAGTCTTGCCGACACGGTCATGGTGATGGATCGTGGCCGCGCTCTGCTCCGCGGCGGCCCCCAAGAAGTACTCAACGATTCTCGCGTGCGCGAGGCATATCTCGGCGCGGAAGAGGAGACCGCCGATGTCTGATAGCGCGCCATTGCTTGAAGTCAACGACATCCAAACCTACTACGGGAAAAGCCACATTCTTCGTGGTGTGTCGCTGAAGGTTCAAAAAGGCGAGATCGTCACATTGCTAGGCCTGAACGGCGCCGGAAAGTCGACGACGATTCGCAGTATTCTCGGCCTAACACCGCCGCGCTCCGGTTCGGTCAAATTCAAAGGAACCGAAGTGAGTGGAATGCCGACATATCAGATCGCGAAGATGGGCATCGGGTACGTCCCTGAAGGACGGCTTATGTTCGGTGCGCTCACTACCCTTGAGACGTTGCAGCTCGCCGAACGCGGCGGTAACGGTGAGGGCTGGACGATTGAACGCACCTTCGAACGTTTTCCGAAGCTCGTCGAGCTGCGTTCACGAAAATCGGGAAAGCTTTCAGGCGGCGAACAAGAGATGCTCGCGATCGGACGCGCGCTGGTCGGAAATCCCGACCTTATCCTGATCGACGAACCTTCGCAGGGGCTCGCGCCCATCATCGTCCGTGAAGTCTATCGCATCATCGAGGATCTGCGTAACCACGGCGTCTCGATATTGCTCGTCGAGCAAAACGCGTTGATGGCGCTCAAGGCCGCACAACGCGCGTACGTGATCGACGATGGACGCATCGTGTATGAAGGTGCTGCTGCCGACCTGGGCGCGGATCGCGCTCGTGTCCGCGACCTCATGGGCCTCGCGACCGCATAAAGCTCGCCTTGCCTATTTGTCATCCCGAGCGTAACGCTCCGCGGGAGCGCGTAGTCGAGGGACCGCGTAATTGATTCGGTTAGTCCGACCGGGATTTGCTCCTAAACGGAAACGAAAGACTACCAGTAAGCGAGCGCGTTAGCGTAGAGATCGCGCAACTGCTCGCGGGATGTCTCGCGCGGTGCGTTATTGATCAGGCCCTTTTGCGGAAACGATCCCTCGGTCAGCGATTCGAGATCGCTATTGTCGTAACCGACCGCAGAGAGTCCGTTCGGGATTCCAGTCTGCTTCATAAGCGCGATGATCTGCTCGCTGATGACTTGACCCGCATCGTCGGGTCCGGCGCTGCGCACATCGGCACCGAGCTTTTCGGCCGCTTCCAAATGGCGCTCCGGACACGCCGGTGCCGTAAAGCGAAAGACCGACGGCGCGTTGAGAATGACCGACATCCCGTGCGGGACCATTGCTTCTTTGGGATCGTAGCCCGGAGCGCGGAAACTCTTGACGAGTCCGGACACCGCGTACGACATTCCATGCGGAAGATGGCAGCCTGCGTTGCCGAACGCGATTCCGGCGAGCATCGCCGCAAACATCATGCGCTCGCGCGCTTCGTCGTCGTTCGGATCGTGCACGGCACGAGCGATGTGCTGGCCGAGGATCGAGAGCGCGCTGATGCATCCGACGTCGCTGTACGGATTTGCGCCCTGAGAAAGCGGACGCGCTACGCCTTTCGCGACGCGCGCCCGGTGCGTGAACGGAAGCGCCGTGTACGATTCGAGCGCATGGCTGAGAACATCGAATCCGCTACAGGCTACGACCATCGGCGGCAGCGAGCGCGTGACGTCGGGGTCGATGATGCCGAGCGTCGGGCGCAGCTCGCGCGCACGGATTCCGGTCTTCGCTTCCATTTCGAGATAATCGAAGATCGCGATGCCGGTGCACTCGCTTCCGGTTCCCGAGGTCGTCGGGCACGCAATGTGCGGGCGCAACGGGCCCGGTACCGGTTTCCCGGCGCCGATCGGTGCGTTGACGTAGTCCATGAATTCCGCGGGATACGTTGCGTAGAGATCGGCTGCTTTGGTCGTATCGATCGTTGAACCGCCGCCGATCGAGATATAGCCGTCGAATTTTCCTCGGACGGCGAACGCGGCCGCTTTTTTGAACGAAACGTCGGTCGGCTCCACCGTTATATCGGTGTACGTCTCGGAATCGATCTTGGCTTCGCGCAGCGACGTAAGCGCCTTCTCGACGAACTCTTGGCGGCGCAGAAACGGGTCGATGAAGACCGCGACGCGCGTCATGCCGAGTGCTTTGGCGGCTTCGCCGACCTCGGAGAGGACGCCACGTCCGTATTTGATCCGTGCTCCGTCGACTTCGAAACCATAGTCGCCCGTCGCGGTCGGTGCATAGTGCTCGTGCTGGCAGCAAATCATGTCTGCCGCTTCATCCAGCCCGGTTTACGCTCCTGGATGCGTGCCCTTGACTAAGAATATCCGCCAAGCGATCGACATCCTGCACCGTATTGAACATGGCAAACGAGATGCGAATCCCATTGCGAACCTGCGAGGCGCGCACATTATGTTGCGCAAGATGCTGGAGCCAAACGCCGGAATCCAGCGCCAGGACATAAATGTGCGAGCGATAGCGGCGTTCACGTGGTCCGACGAGACCTATGCCCAGCGCGTCGAGGTGTCCGATCAATCGATCGCCGAGATCTAGGACGTGCTCGGCGATGGCAGGCACGCCGGCGCTCCGGATGAGGTCGATTGAGGCGTCGAGCGCATGAACGCCGGCGTGATTGTAGTTGCCAAGTTCGAAGCGTCGTGCCCCGTCGGCAAATTCAAACGGTCCCGGGCCGACGACGAGATCGGCCGGCGGATTCGCCAGCGAAGAGAGCGCGTAATATTCGGGCTCGAGGTTCGCCGCGAGCTCTTTGTCGCAATACAGTATGCCGATACCCTGCGGCGCCAGAAGACCTTTGTGCGCGCCGGCTGCGAACATCGCGATTCCGAGCT of the Candidatus Baltobacteraceae bacterium genome contains:
- a CDS encoding ABC transporter substrate-binding protein yields the protein MEGPKSKSRREFVKAAAITGGVVLGAPLFIPKRSEAAETLTIGVNEELTGVYAYPAKNEVRGMQMAVDDWNKKGGVIGRQLKLLVEDNANNPGTAVEKARKLFEVDKVPVLIGTLNSANSQAVSNVAFQAGRPFLVSGGHTDSVTGAQCHWTTFRTCHSTWAETHATGLSISKKFGKKWYYITPDYAFGHSLLDGYKDMEAKLGVQVVGSDLTPLGTTDFSAYLTKVLAAKPDCLIIMVQGDDQINCLKQANSFGILKRIPVAGPQGELEPLWGVPKEAQVGYWGVEWYYKNVGNNKEAQSFVSRYMAQFQEPPTARSAFGYITVERMATAIQEAKGTDPVKVCKQLSGMTFHPLQQGTGTYRAVDHQLTWPMLFCETIAGGQSDNPKDIFKMVDVQPGEAIEHPVSEQEKICKLTWPA
- a CDS encoding branched-chain amino acid ABC transporter permease, coding for MERLIPEIVNGIVLGAFYAIIAIGLSLIMNLTGTVNLAHGSFLTLAGYLAFVLLQRGTNFWLALGISALLTVVVGLIVERTLIAPLYKRIPLYSLLLTFGLALIAEEVFRLIWGPQSVPFSTPASLQGATIIGDTVLPTYRLAIMAVLAVVMLLLLFFMYRTRQGLRLRGAVLNREMMAALGINTQTLYMMNFGLGIFLAAVAGVLASGLIGLSPTMGNGLLMPAFITVVIGGMGSLAGCLVGGLLLGVGQSVTTLYAPAASEIVTYVLMAVVLLIRPRGLFGEEGLFG
- a CDS encoding branched-chain amino acid ABC transporter permease; this encodes MKRTLDTVGMSILAIVLLGMPLWMNVIKLNVSLGTSLLLFGLAAASVNILVGYTGFMAFGNAAFFGVGAYGSALFSHYILPDNMILATIVGALTGTLSAFVLAPFLIRRRGIYFALLTVAFGQVYYFIAYRWSNVTGGEDGFSISRPHLFGPQTNPMNGPEYYYYVLVVFVAVMVFLWFLVRSPFGLSLRAISQNEVRVRYLAINSDRLIFKALVISGMVAGIAGSLYSMSINFAYPLLMDWHQSGDFVMMTILGGAGTLWGPFIGAIIYTLAANVLSSKTETWQIMIGALFVICVLFFPKGILGFLSRPTTTSEDVDTAPSRPRTEQALAQSEQG
- a CDS encoding ABC transporter ATP-binding protein, which translates into the protein MTATAGGATMLHAEKVSLSFGGVHAVVEVDIDVHEREIYAIIGPNGAGKTSFFNALTGFFFPEAGRVSFLGEDITRKPNYERIARGMSRTFQTPSIFPELTVYENVALGVHSRMGIAGSLRGLGARKKETDVRVDELLGFVNLQRWKETQVASLSHGSQRLVEIAACLSVDPKLVLLDEPTAGLAEADTARVMEVVRDLRDRLGLTVVFVEHNMRFVSSLADTVMVMDRGRALLRGGPQEVLNDSRVREAYLGAEEETADV
- a CDS encoding ABC transporter ATP-binding protein, producing the protein MSDSAPLLEVNDIQTYYGKSHILRGVSLKVQKGEIVTLLGLNGAGKSTTIRSILGLTPPRSGSVKFKGTEVSGMPTYQIAKMGIGYVPEGRLMFGALTTLETLQLAERGGNGEGWTIERTFERFPKLVELRSRKSGKLSGGEQEMLAIGRALVGNPDLILIDEPSQGLAPIIVREVYRIIEDLRNHGVSILLVEQNALMALKAAQRAYVIDDGRIVYEGAAADLGADRARVRDLMGLATA
- a CDS encoding hydroxyacid-oxoacid transhydrogenase — protein: MICCQHEHYAPTATGDYGFEVDGARIKYGRGVLSEVGEAAKALGMTRVAVFIDPFLRRQEFVEKALTSLREAKIDSETYTDITVEPTDVSFKKAAAFAVRGKFDGYISIGGGSTIDTTKAADLYATYPAEFMDYVNAPIGAGKPVPGPLRPHIACPTTSGTGSECTGIAIFDYLEMEAKTGIRARELRPTLGIIDPDVTRSLPPMVVACSGFDVLSHALESYTALPFTHRARVAKGVARPLSQGANPYSDVGCISALSILGQHIARAVHDPNDDEARERMMFAAMLAGIAFGNAGCHLPHGMSYAVSGLVKSFRAPGYDPKEAMVPHGMSVILNAPSVFRFTAPACPERHLEAAEKLGADVRSAGPDDAGQVISEQIIALMKQTGIPNGLSAVGYDNSDLESLTEGSFPQKGLINNAPRETSREQLRDLYANALAYW